The following are from one region of the Cloacibacterium normanense genome:
- the rpsE gene encoding 30S ribosomal protein S5, whose translation MLGLDNIERVKPGGLELKDRLVAVNRVTKVTKGGRAFGFSAIVVVGNEDGVIGFGLGKSKEVASAIAKAVEDAKKNLVKVPVMNHTIPHQTSARYGGADIFLRPASHGTGLIAGGAVRAVLESAGVHDVLSKSKGSSNPHNVVKATFKALLDIRRPEEIARMRGISLTKVFNG comes from the coding sequence ATGTTAGGATTAGATAATATAGAAAGAGTAAAACCAGGTGGTCTAGAACTTAAAGATCGTCTAGTTGCCGTAAACAGAGTAACTAAAGTAACCAAAGGAGGTAGAGCTTTCGGATTTTCTGCAATCGTAGTAGTAGGTAATGAAGACGGTGTAATCGGTTTCGGTTTAGGTAAATCTAAAGAAGTTGCTTCTGCTATTGCTAAAGCAGTAGAAGATGCTAAGAAAAATTTAGTGAAAGTTCCTGTAATGAATCATACAATCCCTCACCAAACTTCTGCTAGATACGGTGGTGCTGATATCTTCTTAAGACCAGCTTCTCACGGTACAGGATTAATCGCAGGAGGTGCGGTAAGAGCGGTACTAGAATCTGCAGGAGTACATGATGTACTTTCAAAATCTAAAGGTTCTTCTAACCCTCACAATGTGGTAAAGGCAACTTTCAAAGCATTGTTAGATATCAGAAGACCAGAAGAAATTGCAAGAATGAGAGGAATTTCTTTAACTAAAGTGTTTAACGGTTAA
- the rpsK gene encoding 30S ribosomal protein S11 produces the protein MAKQTKVVKKRKVKVEAIGEAHIQASFNNIIISLTNKNGEVISWSSAGKMGFRGSKKNTPFAAQMAAENCSSVAYEAGLRRVKVFVKGPGAGRESAIRSIHNSGIEVSEIIDVTPMPHNGCRPPKRRRV, from the coding sequence ATGGCAAAACAAACTAAAGTAGTTAAAAAAAGAAAAGTAAAAGTAGAAGCTATTGGTGAAGCACATATCCAAGCTTCTTTCAATAATATTATTATTTCTTTGACAAACAAAAACGGAGAAGTAATTTCTTGGTCTTCTGCCGGTAAAATGGGATTCAGAGGTTCTAAAAAGAATACTCCATTCGCAGCTCAAATGGCTGCAGAAAATTGCTCTTCAGTAGCTTACGAAGCTGGTTTAAGAAGAGTAAAGGTGTTTGTGAAAGGTCCAGGTGCAGGTAGAGAATCTGCAATCAGATCTATTCACAATTCAGGAATTGAAGTTTCAGAAATCATTGACGTGACTCCTATGCCACACAATGGATGTAGACCACCTAAAAGAAGAAGAGTTTAA
- the rplN gene encoding 50S ribosomal protein L14, producing MLQTESRLKVADNTGAKEVLVIRVLGGTRRRYASVGDKIVVTIKDSTPSGNAKKGQVSKAVIVRTKKAVRRKDGSYIKFDDNACVLLNAAGEMRGTRVFGPVARELRDKEYMKIISLAPEVL from the coding sequence ATGTTACAAACCGAATCAAGATTAAAAGTTGCTGATAACACTGGTGCAAAAGAAGTACTAGTAATCAGAGTTCTAGGTGGAACTAGAAGAAGATATGCTTCTGTAGGTGATAAAATCGTAGTTACTATCAAAGATTCTACTCCATCAGGAAATGCAAAAAAAGGACAAGTATCTAAAGCAGTTATCGTAAGAACTAAAAAAGCAGTTAGAAGAAAAGATGGTTCATACATCAAATTTGACGACAATGCTTGCGTTCTTCTAAATGCTGCTGGAGAAATGAGAGGAACTCGTGTTTTCGGGCCAGTTGCTCGTGAATTGAGAGACAAAGAATATATGAAAATCATTTCATTAGCTCCTGAAGTATTATAA
- the secY gene encoding preprotein translocase subunit SecY has translation MKGFIQTLKNIWSLQELRDKIIVTLSLILVYRFASYISLPAINMAEVGNLLDHFQKQGGGKQAAGLLGLLSSFTGGAFSHASIMALGIMPYISASIIVQLMGMAIPYLQKLQKDGESGRKTLNQITRWLTIGVCLVQAPFYLGTITQVFLPYEQFRSAYYIDPQSIAFYVPSVVILVAGSIFAMWLGEKITDKGIGNGISILIMVGILAGLPTAFLQEFTTQTGNGGLGSIMILIEVLFWLVVILLAIVLSVAVRKIPIQYVSRAHATGGSNRNLLQGARQWIPLKVNASGVMPLIFAQALMFVPGLLTKFDDTNTFLAGFKNPFSWQYNVLLVILIIIFSYFYTAITIPVNQMADDLKRNGGLIPKVRPGQETANYLDDILSKITLPGAFFLSIFAILPALVHGGFVQTEGFSHFFGGTSLLIMVGVILDTVQQINTYLLNHHYDGLMQSKLSRTSNL, from the coding sequence ATGAAAGGTTTTATTCAAACACTTAAAAACATCTGGAGTTTACAAGAATTGAGGGACAAGATTATTGTCACTCTTTCTTTGATTCTAGTATATAGATTTGCTTCTTATATTTCTCTACCCGCTATTAACATGGCAGAAGTAGGAAATTTATTAGATCATTTTCAAAAACAAGGTGGCGGTAAACAAGCTGCAGGTCTATTAGGTCTATTATCATCATTTACTGGAGGAGCTTTCAGTCATGCTTCAATCATGGCTCTAGGAATTATGCCGTACATTTCTGCATCTATTATTGTGCAGCTTATGGGAATGGCAATTCCTTATTTACAGAAACTTCAGAAAGATGGTGAAAGTGGTAGAAAAACCTTAAATCAAATTACAAGATGGTTAACAATAGGTGTTTGTCTCGTACAAGCACCATTTTACCTAGGTACTATTACACAGGTTTTTTTACCTTACGAACAATTTAGATCTGCGTATTATATTGATCCGCAATCTATTGCATTTTATGTTCCAAGTGTAGTGATATTAGTTGCAGGTTCTATCTTTGCAATGTGGTTAGGAGAAAAAATTACAGATAAAGGCATTGGTAACGGGATTTCTATCTTAATCATGGTAGGGATTCTAGCTGGTTTACCAACTGCATTTTTACAAGAATTTACTACTCAAACAGGAAACGGAGGTTTAGGAAGCATCATGATTCTTATCGAGGTTTTATTCTGGTTGGTGGTAATTTTATTAGCAATTGTACTTTCAGTTGCGGTAAGAAAAATTCCTATTCAGTATGTAAGTAGAGCTCACGCAACAGGTGGTTCAAACAGAAATTTATTACAAGGAGCAAGACAATGGATTCCTCTAAAAGTAAATGCATCTGGAGTAATGCCACTAATTTTCGCACAAGCATTAATGTTTGTTCCTGGTTTGTTAACTAAATTCGATGATACCAATACTTTCTTAGCAGGATTCAAAAATCCATTCAGCTGGCAGTATAATGTATTATTAGTAATTTTAATTATCATCTTCTCTTATTTCTACACAGCCATCACTATTCCAGTGAATCAAATGGCAGATGACTTAAAGAGAAATGGAGGTTTAATACCGAAAGTAAGACCAGGACAAGAGACTGCAAATTACTTAGATGATATTTTATCTAAAATAACCTTGCCAGGTGCGTTTTTTTTATCTATCTTTGCAATCCTTCCAGCTTTAGTGCATGGAGGCTTTGTTCAGACTGAAGGCTTCTCCCATTTTTTCGGAGGAACTTCATTATTGATCATGGTAGGAGTAATTTTAGATACAGTTCAGCAAATCAATACGTATTTGTTGAACCATCACTATGATGGATTGATGCAATCTAAATTATCTAGAACATCAAACTTATAA
- the rpmC gene encoding 50S ribosomal protein L29, with amino-acid sequence MKKADIKNLSAGDIKNQLAALKADYTKMKLAHRISPIENPIQIRDLRRTIARLETELTNKQ; translated from the coding sequence ATGAAAAAAGCTGACATCAAAAATCTAAGCGCAGGAGATATTAAAAATCAATTAGCTGCTCTTAAAGCTGATTACACTAAAATGAAATTAGCGCACAGAATTAGCCCGATTGAAAATCCTATTCAAATCAGAGATTTAAGAAGAACAATCGCAAGACTTGAAACTGAGTTAACTAACAAACAATAA
- the rpsC gene encoding 30S ribosomal protein S3, which translates to MGQKTNPIGNRLGIIRGWDSNWFGGNDYGDRIAEDYKIRRYLEARLSKGGISRIYIERTLKLVTVTITTARPGLIIGKGGQEVDKLKEELKKITDKDIQINIFEIKRPELDAILVAESIAKQIENRISYRRAVKMAMTSTMRMGAEGIKVQISGRLNGAEMARSESFKEGRIPLSTFRADIDYHIGEALTQYGKLGVKVWIMKGEVYGKRELSPLVGQQKKAPAGKKRDRK; encoded by the coding sequence ATGGGACAGAAGACAAATCCAATTGGTAATAGATTAGGAATCATCAGAGGATGGGATTCTAACTGGTTTGGTGGAAACGATTATGGAGACAGAATCGCAGAAGACTACAAAATCAGAAGATACCTTGAAGCTAGATTATCTAAAGGTGGTATCTCTAGAATCTACATCGAGAGAACCCTAAAATTAGTAACAGTAACAATCACTACTGCAAGACCAGGTCTTATCATCGGTAAAGGTGGTCAAGAAGTTGATAAACTAAAAGAAGAATTGAAAAAGATTACTGATAAAGACATCCAAATCAATATCTTCGAAATCAAAAGACCAGAACTAGACGCAATTCTAGTTGCAGAAAGTATTGCAAAACAGATTGAAAACAGAATCTCTTACAGAAGAGCTGTTAAAATGGCTATGACCAGCACTATGAGAATGGGTGCAGAAGGTATCAAAGTTCAAATCTCTGGTAGATTAAACGGAGCTGAAATGGCAAGAAGCGAATCTTTCAAAGAAGGAAGAATCCCATTGTCTACTTTCAGAGCAGATATCGATTATCACATTGGTGAAGCACTTACTCAGTACGGTAAGCTAGGAGTGAAAGTTTGGATCATGAAAGGTGAAGTGTACGGCAAGAGAGAATTATCTCCACTTGTTGGTCAACAGAAAAAAGCACCAGCTGGTAAAAAAAGAGACAGAAAATAA
- the rplE gene encoding 50S ribosomal protein L5 translates to MEYVARPKKLYTEKIVPAMMEEFGYKSIMQVPKLEKIVVSQGLGAATADKKIVDYAVEELTAITGQKAVGTLSKKDEAAFKLRKGMPVGARVTLRAEKMYEFLDRLTSSALPRIRDFNGIKADGFDGRGNYNLGITEQIIFPEIVIDKVKKIQGMDITFVTTAKTDKEAKALLTHFGLPFKKN, encoded by the coding sequence ATGGAATACGTAGCAAGACCCAAAAAATTATATACAGAAAAAATTGTTCCAGCAATGATGGAAGAATTTGGGTACAAATCTATCATGCAAGTACCTAAATTAGAAAAAATTGTTGTGTCTCAAGGTTTAGGTGCTGCAACTGCAGACAAAAAAATCGTAGACTATGCAGTAGAAGAACTTACAGCTATCACTGGTCAAAAAGCAGTAGGAACTTTATCTAAAAAAGACGAGGCAGCTTTCAAATTAAGAAAAGGTATGCCAGTTGGTGCAAGAGTAACGCTTAGAGCAGAAAAAATGTACGAATTTTTAGATAGACTTACTTCATCTGCTTTACCAAGAATTAGAGATTTTAACGGTATCAAAGCCGATGGTTTCGATGGTAGAGGTAATTACAACTTAGGGATTACTGAGCAAATTATCTTCCCAGAAATCGTGATCGACAAAGTGAAAAAAATCCAAGGGATGGACATCACTTTCGTTACTACTGCTAAAACTGACAAAGAAGCAAAAGCATTATTAACTCATTTCGGTTTACCGTTTAAAAAGAACTAA
- the rplO gene encoding 50S ribosomal protein L15, producing MNLNNIQPASGATHNSKRVGRGQGSGKGGTSTKGHKGQKSRAGYSQKIGFEGGQMPLQRRLPKFGFNNINRKEYRAINLDTIQALVDAKNLSEVTKEVLVENGLSSKNELVKIMGRGELKASVSISANKFTKSAEEAISKAGGKAITL from the coding sequence ATGAATTTAAATAATATTCAACCAGCATCTGGAGCTACTCATAATTCAAAAAGAGTAGGTAGAGGACAAGGTAGTGGCAAAGGTGGTACATCTACAAAAGGTCACAAAGGTCAAAAATCAAGAGCTGGTTACTCACAGAAAATAGGTTTTGAAGGTGGTCAAATGCCTTTACAAAGAAGATTACCAAAATTCGGATTTAATAACATTAACAGAAAAGAATACAGAGCTATTAATCTAGATACTATTCAAGCATTAGTAGACGCTAAAAATCTTTCTGAAGTTACTAAAGAAGTATTGGTAGAAAATGGTTTATCTTCTAAAAATGAATTAGTGAAAATTATGGGTAGAGGAGAACTTAAAGCTTCTGTTTCTATTTCTGCTAACAAATTCACTAAATCTGCTGAAGAGGCAATCTCTAAAGCAGGAGGTAAAGCGATCACTCTTTAA
- the ykgO gene encoding type B 50S ribosomal protein L36 — MKVRASIKKRSADCKIVRRKGRLYIINKKNPKFKQRQG, encoded by the coding sequence ATGAAAGTTAGAGCATCAATTAAAAAAAGAAGTGCAGATTGCAAAATCGTAAGAAGAAAAGGCAGATTGTACATTATTAACAAGAAGAACCCAAAATTTAAACAAAGACAAGGCTAA
- the rplF gene encoding 50S ribosomal protein L6 — translation MSRIGKSIIEIPAGVTVTVNDNVVTVKGPKGELSQEITGGITLEQEDGKITVNRPSEAKNHKALHGLYRALINNMVVGTSEGFTKKLELVGVGYRASHSGQKLELALGFSHGIVLELPSEITIDTLTEKGKNPIITLSSYDKQLLGMVAAKIRSFRKPEPYKGKGVKFVGEIIRRKAGKSA, via the coding sequence ATGTCAAGAATTGGTAAATCAATTATAGAAATTCCTGCAGGTGTTACAGTTACTGTAAACGATAATGTAGTAACTGTGAAAGGTCCTAAAGGAGAACTTTCTCAAGAAATTACAGGCGGAATTACTCTTGAGCAAGAAGATGGTAAAATCACTGTAAACAGACCATCTGAAGCTAAAAATCATAAAGCATTACACGGTCTTTATAGAGCGTTAATCAATAATATGGTGGTGGGAACCTCTGAAGGTTTCACCAAAAAATTAGAATTAGTAGGGGTAGGTTATAGAGCATCTCACTCTGGTCAAAAACTAGAATTAGCTCTAGGTTTCTCTCACGGTATCGTATTAGAACTTCCAAGTGAAATTACTATTGATACTTTAACAGAAAAAGGTAAAAACCCAATCATCACTTTGTCTTCTTATGACAAACAATTATTGGGAATGGTGGCTGCTAAAATTCGCTCATTCAGAAAACCAGAACCATACAAAGGTAAAGGTGTGAAATTCGTTGGTGAAATAATTAGACGTAAAGCTGGTAAATCTGCTTAA
- the rplV gene encoding 50S ribosomal protein L22: protein MGSRKQDSAIARKEANKDVVKASLNNCPSSPRKMRLVADIIRGENVDKALYILKYSKKDASNKLEKLLLSAIANWQTKNEGADIEAANLFVKEIYVDSARQLKRLRPAPQGRGYRIRKRSNHVTLVLGNKQDNQ, encoded by the coding sequence ATGGGATCAAGAAAACAAGATAGCGCAATCGCAAGAAAAGAAGCTAACAAAGACGTTGTAAAAGCTTCATTAAACAATTGTCCGTCTTCTCCAAGAAAAATGAGACTCGTTGCTGATATCATCCGTGGAGAAAACGTAGATAAAGCCCTATATATCCTTAAATATTCTAAAAAAGATGCTTCTAACAAGTTAGAAAAACTTTTACTTTCGGCTATTGCTAACTGGCAAACTAAAAACGAAGGTGCTGATATAGAAGCTGCTAATCTTTTTGTAAAAGAAATTTATGTGGATAGTGCAAGACAACTTAAGAGATTAAGACCTGCACCACAAGGTAGAGGTTACAGAATTAGAAAAAGATCTAATCACGTAACATTAGTATTAGGTAACAAACAAGATAATCAATAA
- the rplX gene encoding 50S ribosomal protein L24, with amino-acid sequence MAKVKIKRGDNVIVTTGKNKGSKGEVLEVIKKENADARVIVAGVNVVKKHVKPSASNPQGGIVEKEASINISNVSLVDANGKATKVAYKLEGDKKVRIAKTTGKEI; translated from the coding sequence ATGGCAAAAGTTAAAATAAAAAGAGGAGATAACGTAATCGTTACTACTGGTAAAAACAAAGGTAGTAAAGGTGAAGTTCTAGAAGTGATTAAGAAAGAAAACGCTGATGCTAGAGTTATCGTAGCAGGTGTAAACGTTGTTAAAAAACACGTAAAACCATCTGCATCTAATCCTCAAGGCGGAATCGTAGAAAAAGAAGCATCTATTAATATTTCTAATGTATCTCTAGTAGATGCAAACGGAAAAGCTACTAAAGTAGCGTATAAATTAGAAGGTGATAAAAAAGTAAGAATTGCTAAAACAACAGGTAAAGAAATCTAA
- the rplP gene encoding 50S ribosomal protein L16, with protein MLQPKRTKFRRVHKMKMKGNAQRGSQLAYGTFGIKAIDGAWITARQIEAARIAATRYMKREGQLWIKIFPDKPITKKPAEVRMGKGKGAVEYWVAVVKPGKIMFEVGGVPYEIAKEALRLAAQKLPIVTKFVVANDFVQPQ; from the coding sequence ATGTTACAACCAAAAAGAACGAAATTCCGTCGTGTTCATAAAATGAAAATGAAGGGAAATGCGCAAAGAGGATCTCAATTAGCGTATGGAACTTTCGGAATTAAAGCTATAGACGGTGCTTGGATCACTGCAAGACAAATTGAAGCTGCGCGTATCGCTGCTACAAGATATATGAAAAGAGAAGGTCAACTATGGATTAAAATATTCCCAGATAAGCCTATTACTAAAAAACCAGCCGAAGTAAGGATGGGTAAAGGTAAAGGTGCTGTAGAATATTGGGTAGCTGTAGTAAAACCTGGTAAAATTATGTTTGAAGTAGGTGGAGTTCCTTATGAAATAGCTAAAGAGGCGTTAAGACTTGCAGCTCAGAAACTTCCAATAGTTACCAAATTTGTAGTAGCTAACGATTTTGTTCAACCTCAATAA
- the rpsS gene encoding 30S ribosomal protein S19, producing the protein MARSLKKGPFIAHHLEKKVQANIEQNKKTVIKTWSRASMISPDMVGQTIAVHNGKSFIPVYVTENMVGHKLGEFSPTRSFRGHSGNKNKGSR; encoded by the coding sequence ATGGCAAGATCACTTAAGAAAGGACCTTTCATCGCACATCATTTAGAAAAGAAGGTTCAGGCAAACATAGAACAAAATAAGAAGACAGTTATCAAAACATGGTCTAGAGCATCAATGATTTCTCCAGACATGGTAGGTCAAACTATCGCAGTACACAACGGGAAATCTTTTATCCCAGTTTATGTAACTGAAAACATGGTAGGACATAAGTTAGGCGAATTTTCTCCAACGAGATCTTTCAGAGGACACTCTGGTAACAAAAATAAAGGTAGCAGATAA
- the rpsM gene encoding 30S ribosomal protein S13, translating to MARISGIDLPKNKRGVIGLTYIYGIGRSTASEILKNAGISEDKKVNEWNDDELAAIRNYITENIKVEGELRSEVQLNIKRLMDIGCQRGIRHRLGLPLRGQRTKNNSRTRKGKRKTVANKKKASK from the coding sequence ATGGCGAGAATTTCAGGTATTGATTTACCAAAAAACAAAAGAGGCGTTATCGGTTTAACTTACATTTACGGAATTGGTAGAAGCACAGCTTCTGAAATCCTTAAAAATGCCGGTATCAGCGAAGACAAGAAAGTCAACGAATGGAATGACGATGAATTGGCTGCAATCAGAAATTACATCACTGAAAACATTAAAGTAGAAGGTGAATTACGTTCTGAAGTGCAATTGAACATCAAGAGATTGATGGACATAGGTTGCCAACGAGGAATACGTCACAGACTGGGATTACCTTTAAGAGGCCAAAGAACGAAAAACAATTCTAGAACCCGTAAAGGAAAGAGAAAAACAGTTGCTAACAAGAAAAAAGCAAGTAAATAA
- the rplR gene encoding 50S ribosomal protein L18 produces MALTKVQKRDRIKRRVRGKISGTSSAPRLSVYKSNKEIYAQLIDDKEGKTLVAASSREKGVDANGTKTEVATAVGKKIAEKALAAGFEKVVFDRNGFVYHGRVKALADGAREGGLKF; encoded by the coding sequence ATGGCATTAACAAAAGTACAAAAAAGAGATAGAATTAAAAGAAGAGTAAGAGGCAAAATCTCTGGAACTTCTTCAGCGCCAAGACTTTCTGTTTACAAGAGTAACAAAGAAATCTACGCTCAATTAATTGACGATAAAGAAGGTAAAACTTTAGTAGCTGCTTCTTCTAGAGAGAAAGGAGTAGATGCTAATGGAACTAAAACTGAAGTTGCAACTGCAGTAGGGAAGAAAATTGCTGAAAAAGCTTTAGCTGCTGGATTTGAAAAAGTAGTTTTTGATAGAAACGGTTTCGTATATCACGGTAGAGTAAAAGCTCTTGCAGACGGTGCTAGAGAAGGTGGTTTGAAATTTTAA
- the rpsN gene encoding 30S ribosomal protein S14, translating into MAKESMKARERKREALVAKYAAKRAALKEAGDYEALQKLPKNASPVRLHNRCKLTGRPRGYMRTFGISRVTFREMANNGLIPGVKKASW; encoded by the coding sequence ATGGCAAAAGAATCAATGAAAGCGCGTGAGCGCAAAAGAGAAGCACTAGTTGCTAAATATGCTGCTAAAAGAGCTGCCCTAAAAGAAGCAGGTGATTATGAAGCACTTCAGAAATTACCTAAAAACGCTTCTCCTGTAAGATTACACAACAGATGTAAATTAACAGGAAGACCAAGAGGTTACATGAGAACTTTCGGTATTTCGAGAGTTACTTTCAGAGAAATGGCTAACAATGGTCTTATTCCGGGAGTTAAAAAAGCAAGTTGGTAA
- the infA gene encoding translation initiation factor IF-1, protein MAKQKHIEQDGVIVEALSNAMFRVELENGHVLIAHISGKMRMHYIKLLPGDKVKLELSPYDLSKGRITFRY, encoded by the coding sequence ATGGCAAAACAAAAACATATAGAACAAGATGGCGTTATAGTGGAAGCACTATCTAACGCCATGTTCCGTGTGGAACTGGAAAATGGGCATGTTCTTATCGCTCATATTTCAGGGAAAATGAGAATGCATTACATAAAACTTTTACCAGGAGACAAGGTAAAATTAGAACTCTCTCCTTATGATTTATCAAAAGGAAGAATAACATTTAGATATTAA
- the rpsD gene encoding 30S ribosomal protein S4 — protein sequence MARYIGPKTKIARKFGAAIYGDDKSFEKRKNQPPGQHGPNKRRGAKKSEYAVQLAEKQKAKYTYGILERQFANLFDKAHRSKGVTGEVLLQLCESRLDNVVYRLGFSKTRAGARQLVSHRHVTVNGEIVNIPSYLLKAGDVVAIREKSKSLEVIADSLASKSSYEWLQFNDEKKEGTFISAPERIQIPEDIKEQLIVELYSK from the coding sequence ATGGCAAGATATATTGGACCAAAAACTAAAATTGCACGTAAATTTGGTGCTGCAATTTACGGAGACGATAAAAGTTTCGAAAAAAGAAAAAATCAACCACCAGGACAACACGGACCTAACAAAAGAAGAGGTGCTAAAAAATCTGAATATGCTGTACAGTTAGCTGAAAAACAAAAAGCTAAATATACTTACGGTATCTTAGAAAGACAATTTGCTAACCTTTTCGATAAAGCGCACAGAAGCAAAGGCGTTACAGGTGAGGTTCTTTTACAATTATGTGAATCTAGATTAGATAACGTAGTATACAGATTAGGTTTTTCTAAAACCAGAGCTGGAGCTAGACAGTTAGTTTCTCACAGACACGTAACAGTAAACGGAGAAATTGTAAACATCCCTTCATATTTATTAAAAGCAGGTGACGTAGTTGCTATTAGAGAAAAATCTAAATCTCTAGAAGTAATTGCTGATTCATTAGCTTCTAAATCATCTTATGAATGGTTACAATTTAACGACGAAAAGAAAGAAGGTACTTTTATCTCAGCTCCTGAAAGAATTCAGATCCCTGAAGATATCAAAGAACAGCTAATCGTCGAATTATACTCTAAATAA
- the rpsQ gene encoding 30S ribosomal protein S17 has product MMERNLRKERIGIVSSNKMEKTIVVSETMRMKHPMYGKFVLKTKKYTAHDENNECNEGDKVLITETRPLSKNKRWRLVSIIERAK; this is encoded by the coding sequence ATCATGGAAAGAAATTTAAGAAAAGAAAGAATCGGAATCGTTTCTAGCAATAAAATGGAAAAAACCATTGTAGTTAGTGAAACGATGAGAATGAAACATCCAATGTATGGTAAATTCGTATTAAAAACGAAAAAATATACCGCTCACGATGAAAACAATGAGTGCAACGAAGGAGACAAAGTTTTAATTACAGAAACTAGACCTTTGAGCAAAAATAAAAGATGGAGATTAGTAAGTATAATTGAAAGAGCTAAGTAA
- the rpsH gene encoding 30S ribosomal protein S8 has protein sequence MVTDPISDFLTRVRNAQSAGHKVVEIPASKIKKEITKILFDQGYILNYKFEDNAVQGTIKIALKYDKQTNKPAIKSIQRASRPGLRKYAGTEELPRVLNGLGVAIISTSKGVMTDKKAREEKVGGEVICYVY, from the coding sequence ATGGTAACAGATCCAATTTCAGATTTCCTAACTAGAGTAAGGAACGCACAAAGCGCAGGCCACAAAGTGGTGGAAATTCCTGCATCAAAAATCAAAAAGGAGATTACGAAAATCTTATTTGATCAAGGTTACATCTTAAACTACAAGTTTGAAGATAACGCTGTTCAAGGGACTATCAAAATCGCTTTGAAATATGATAAGCAAACTAACAAACCGGCTATTAAGTCTATCCAAAGAGCTTCTAGACCAGGTTTGAGAAAATACGCTGGTACAGAAGAATTACCAAGAGTATTAAACGGTTTAGGTGTAGCTATCATCTCTACTTCTAAGGGAGTAATGACTGATAAGAAAGCCAGAGAAGAAAAAGTAGGTGGCGAAGTAATCTGCTATGTTTATTAA
- the rpmD gene encoding 50S ribosomal protein L30, whose product MATIKIKQVRSAIKRPKVQKDTLVALGLKKLNQVVEHEATPSILGMVAAVRHLVEVQEN is encoded by the coding sequence ATGGCAACAATTAAAATCAAACAAGTAAGAAGTGCTATCAAAAGACCTAAAGTACAAAAAGATACTTTAGTAGCTCTTGGTCTTAAAAAATTAAACCAAGTTGTAGAACACGAAGCTACTCCATCTATCTTAGGTATGGTAGCAGCAGTGAGACATTTAGTAGAAGTACAGGAAAACTAA